The following proteins are co-located in the bacterium genome:
- a CDS encoding YbaK/EbsC family protein, which yields MARVRAALAAAGVEVRIVEFAESTRTAHDAARALGTSTGQIVKSLVFLADGRPVLVLASGANRVDTAKVARLAGAARVEKASADASRDATGFSIGGVPPVGHRSPLPVFVDRVLLTYDVVYAAAGTPHAVFPIEPPALVRVTSGTVGDIAE from the coding sequence GTGGCGCGCGTGCGCGCCGCGCTGGCCGCGGCGGGCGTAGAGGTCCGCATCGTCGAGTTCGCCGAGAGCACGCGCACCGCTCACGACGCCGCGCGCGCCCTGGGGACGTCCACCGGACAGATCGTAAAGTCGCTCGTGTTCTTGGCCGACGGCCGGCCCGTGCTCGTGCTGGCCTCCGGCGCGAACCGCGTGGACACGGCGAAGGTCGCGCGGCTCGCCGGCGCCGCGCGCGTTGAGAAAGCCAGCGCGGACGCGAGCCGCGACGCGACCGGCTTCAGCATTGGCGGTGTGCCGCCCGTCGGCCACCGCAGCCCGCTGCCGGTCTTTGTGGACCGAGTCTTGCTGACGTACGATGTCGTCTACGCGGCCGCGGGAACTCCGCACGCGGTCTTTCCCATCGAGCCGCCGGCGCTGGTCCGGGTGACCTCCGGTACGGTCGGCGATATCGCCGAGTAA
- a CDS encoding MFS transporter, whose product MGAPLWTAAAAWGVFFIANAQRIDVVPFFNDLRAAYHVDYAGVGGLLSAYLLGYVLAQIPAGLAADNMPARRVTIAGLACMTATSAAFALTGRYVPALALRFLMGLSGAALYSSTVKLMLGVARNRGAAMGILQSGAGAGMVAGLFLMPLMSGWTGIPAAFLALAAATAAVLAGGAVWLPAGASPRSGGEPAHRQIGGIAGQPTFLALSGSVFLALFSAYGITAWLPTYLANAFGFSRTAAGGLVAVVNVALLAASPVAGNLSDRIGARTPVILAGFGVLVASFALLAGVRSAAGVAVSTVLAGTGLALTLPVLTTLTTELFGIHRAGVAVSLNLAVGQIASTISGVLFGYVLDATRSFTLVWLLGLAIALAGFVPAAALRRAEYASRAAATGATAG is encoded by the coding sequence ATGGGCGCGCCGCTGTGGACGGCCGCGGCGGCGTGGGGCGTCTTCTTCATCGCCAACGCGCAGCGGATCGACGTCGTCCCGTTCTTCAATGATCTGCGCGCCGCCTACCACGTCGACTACGCCGGCGTCGGTGGGCTGCTGTCGGCGTACCTGCTTGGGTACGTCCTCGCGCAAATTCCCGCGGGGCTCGCCGCGGACAACATGCCGGCGCGGCGGGTCACGATCGCCGGCCTCGCCTGCATGACCGCAACCTCCGCCGCTTTTGCGCTCACCGGACGCTACGTGCCGGCGCTCGCGCTGCGGTTCTTGATGGGGCTCAGCGGAGCGGCCCTCTATTCATCGACGGTCAAGCTGATGCTCGGTGTCGCCCGGAACCGCGGCGCCGCGATGGGGATTTTGCAGTCGGGCGCAGGCGCGGGCATGGTGGCGGGCCTCTTTCTTATGCCGTTGATGAGCGGATGGACCGGGATTCCCGCGGCGTTCCTCGCGCTGGCGGCCGCGACGGCCGCCGTCCTGGCCGGAGGCGCCGTGTGGCTGCCGGCCGGCGCCTCACCGCGCAGCGGCGGGGAGCCGGCGCATCGCCAGATCGGCGGTATCGCCGGACAACCCACCTTCCTCGCGCTCTCGGGCTCGGTGTTCCTCGCGCTGTTCAGCGCGTACGGGATCACGGCGTGGCTACCGACCTATCTCGCGAACGCGTTCGGGTTCAGCCGCACGGCCGCGGGCGGCCTGGTCGCGGTCGTCAACGTGGCGCTGCTCGCGGCGTCGCCTGTCGCGGGCAATCTCTCCGACCGCATCGGCGCGCGGACGCCGGTGATTCTCGCGGGCTTCGGCGTGCTGGTCGCGTCGTTCGCGCTGCTCGCCGGCGTCCGCAGCGCCGCCGGCGTCGCCGTCAGCACGGTGTTGGCCGGGACGGGGCTCGCGCTGACGCTGCCGGTCCTGACGACGCTCACGACGGAGTTGTTCGGCATTCACCGGGCCGGCGTCGCGGTGTCGCTCAACCTCGCCGTCGGCCAGATCGCGTCGACGATCTCCGGCGTGCTCTTCGGCTACGTGCTCGACGCGACGCGGAGTTTCACGCTGGTCTGGCTCCTCGGCCTCGCCATCGCACTCGCCGGCTTCGTCCCCGCGGCGGCATTGCGGCGCGCCGAATATGCGTCGCGCGCCGCGGCCACGGGGGCCACGGCAGGGTAG
- a CDS encoding serine hydrolase: MLSRLRRIAARLDGTMGVYVHHLTGGETTALEADRPFQMASVFKVPLLAELMSQVAAGARSLDDQITLADEMKVPGSGVLKELSAGTRFTVRDLAMLMIIVSDNTATDILLDLVGADAVNARIAACGLTRTAVTMGCRGLLRDLVGLADAPDTPETRRLAAERLRRRELDWNARVYHDERANMTTPRDMGLLIEQIVRPTLEGGRDGPVPREACRLMLDLMRRQQVRDRLPLLLPPGVEMAHKTGSLTRVSNDAGVLYTKTGPVVVSVFTRDLADDLKGRLAIAEVGRAIYDAYA, from the coding sequence TTGCTCTCCCGCCTCCGGCGCATCGCCGCGCGCCTGGACGGCACGATGGGCGTGTACGTCCACCACCTCACCGGCGGCGAGACGACCGCGCTCGAGGCGGACCGGCCGTTCCAGATGGCCAGTGTCTTCAAGGTGCCGCTCCTCGCGGAACTGATGTCGCAGGTCGCCGCGGGCGCGCGCTCGCTCGACGATCAGATCACACTCGCGGACGAGATGAAAGTGCCGGGCTCCGGCGTCCTGAAGGAGCTGTCCGCCGGCACGCGCTTCACCGTCCGCGATCTGGCGATGCTGATGATCATCGTCAGCGACAACACCGCGACCGACATCCTGCTCGACCTCGTCGGCGCGGACGCCGTGAACGCGCGGATCGCCGCCTGCGGGCTGACCCGCACCGCCGTCACGATGGGCTGCCGCGGGCTGCTGCGCGACCTCGTGGGCCTCGCGGACGCCCCGGACACGCCGGAAACCCGCCGGCTCGCCGCCGAGCGCCTGCGGCGGCGGGAGCTCGACTGGAACGCCCGCGTGTACCACGACGAGCGTGCGAACATGACGACGCCGCGCGACATGGGGCTCCTGATCGAGCAGATCGTGCGGCCGACCCTCGAAGGCGGCAGGGACGGTCCGGTGCCGCGGGAGGCCTGCCGGCTGATGCTGGACCTGATGCGCCGGCAGCAGGTCCGGGACCGGCTGCCGCTGCTGCTGCCGCCCGGCGTCGAAATGGCGCACAAGACCGGTTCCCTGACGCGGGTCAGCAACGACGCCGGCGTGCTCTACACCAAGACGGGACCGGTTGTCGTCAGCGTCTTTACCCGCGACCTGGCGGACGACCTCAAAGGACGTCTCGCGATCGCAGAAGTAGGCCGCGCCATCTACGACGCCTACGCCTAG